The Alphaproteobacteria bacterium LSUCC0719 genome includes the window TCGTGGTTTTCACGCGCCGGTTCATAGATCGGAATGTTGGCGTTGAATAGCATCAACCTGCCCTTGTCCTCGCCGGCATAGCTCTCGGCGATGCTGGCACGGCCTGTGCGAAGCGATTTGACCTCACTGCCCGTCAGCACCAGACCGGCCTCGATCTGTTCCTGAATCTCATATTCATGTCTGGCGCGTCGGTTCTCGGCGACGCGGCCGGTCGTTATGTGCCCCTTGGCCATGGATCCATTCCCGCCAGTCGCACCGGCACCGTCCCGGCCATGCCGGGATCCAGCATCTAGTTGATCAGTCCGGCGCCACGAAGCGCCGAAGTTACACGAGCCTTGCTTGACTCGGCAATCTCGCACAAGGGAAGCCGTGTTTCGGAACCACACAGACCCAGCAGCTCGGCTGCATATTTGACAGGCCCCGGACTGGCTTCACAGAACATGGCGTCATGCACCGCAATCATCCGGTTGTTGATTTGCTGCGCGGTTTTCACATCGCCAGCCTGCCAGGCGTTATGCATATCGGCCATCTGGCGCGGCGCGATGTTCGACGTAACCGAAATCGCGCCATGTCCCCCACCGGCAAGATAGGGAAGTGTTGTCGC containing:
- the smpB gene encoding SsrA-binding protein SmpB, whose amino-acid sequence is MAKGHITTGRVAENRRARHEYEIQEQIEAGLVLTGSEVKSLRTGRASIAESYAGEDKGRLMLFNANIPIYEPARENHEPRRPRELLVKTRERNKLLGLIRREGMTLVPLVLYFNDRGRAKIQIGLAKGRRKQDKRQAAKDRDWGRDKARLLRSKG